The segment TCCCGGCCCGCTGACGCTGATCTCGTCCGCGGCCTCGACGTCCGAGCGGATCAGCAGTTCCGATCCCTCCGCGACGCTGAAGGCGAACGAGCCTCCGCCTGCGCGCAGGGTGCCGCTATCCAGCGTGAAGTTACCCCGTTCAACGGTCAGCCCGCCGGCCTCCACCGTGCCGCCGATCCTCAGGTTGATGTCATCGTCCGCTTGCCCGCGCAGCACGCCGATCTCGGTCGATGGCAGCTCGGTCGCATTCTCGCCATTCTCGTCGGTCCAGATGTCGCTCCACCACCTCCAGGTGCCATCCGCGACCTCGATCTCGCCATCGCCGGGATCGACGTTGTCGAGATACATCTCGGCCCGCGCCGCGCCGGGGCAAAGCGGCAAGCCGACCAGCGAGATCAGCGCGGTGGTCAGAAACAGATGAGAGCGGGCAAAGCGCCGCATCGGCGTGATAAAAATTGGCAGCATTGGCAATGTCTACTTTTTGCAAGGAGGCAGGGCGCACGCGAATATGGTTAAAAGGGTTACTTTGGCCTGCCCCGCCAGCACAAGCCCCATTGGCCGCAAAGGCCGATTTTCGCGCTCAACCCTGTCCTTTGCGCCGCAGGCGGTCCATTTCGGCGACGAAGGATCGCAACTCGGCGGTCAGCGGCTGCGCGGGCATGGTCTGGACCGGCGCCGCCGCGCCTGCCGGTCCGCTCATGCGGCGCTCGGCCCAGTTGCGCAGGTCGGCGATGGACCAGCGCCGCAGGAAGGGGTTCGCGCCGACCACCGCCGGCCCCATCACGCTTTCCACCGATTGCGCCGGGTCGGCGCGCAGCGCCAGGTCGGCCCCGGCAGGGCCCAGGAAATGCGCCAGATACAGCCGCCCGGCCGAGATGCCGTGGCCGCGCGCGCGCAGATAGGCCTCGTTCTCCTGCGCCAGGTGGCGGACCATCTGCCGCGACAGCGCCGGGTCGAGCCGCAGGTCCAGCAGCTCGCGCGCGCCCAGCGTCGCGACCAGGTCCGGGCGATAGCTGCGCATCATCCGCAGCCAGGTGCCCTCGATGAACTGGCCAAGGCCGGTCGCGGTCGAGCGCGGGTTCTTCGCCGTGGCGTCGCCGCCGCTTTCCACCCGGATGATATGCCCGATCAGCGCTTCGATGGAATCCGAGGCCAGCACCTCGCCGCCGCCGCCCAGCAGGGGCAGGGGATCGACCGGCCGGCCGTCCTGCACAAGCTGGAAGGCCAGACCCGGCTCGGACCGGCCGGGCGGCAGGCCGGCCCGGCCCAGCACCGCGCCGCGGGCGATCTCGGCCCCCCGGGCAAGATCCGGGGTGACGGCGGCAAGGCCCAGATAGCGGCTAAGCAGCCCGTCCGCATGGCTGATCTCGACCGAATCGCCGTCCAGCGCGGTGATGCGGCCGGCGGCGGCGGCCATCACGGGGCTGCCCTGCGGCGCGGTCCAGACGACCTGCCCGCGGCCCGTCTCGGCCTCTCCACCGGCCGAAGGCGGGACGAAACGCTGCGACAGCACGCCGCCCACCGGCTGCAACAGCCCGTCCGAAGCATCCGGCCGCCGGACGCGCGCGCCCGGCGCGTAGCACTCGAATCCCTCATCGGCAGGCACCACATAGCAGGGCTTGTCGCCCGATGGGCCGCTGATGCCCACGAACAGCACCGCGCCCGGCCGGTCGGCGGCGCCGTCGGCATAGATCAGCGTCAACCGGTCCTCGGGATCGGCATAGCCGTCCAGGTCGAAGACCTGCGACATCAGCGCCAGCGCCTCGCCGATGACCTCGGGCGGCACGTCGCCGCGCAGCGCCGCCGAATAGATCACGTCCAGCAGCCGCTGCTGGCCCTGCGGCGCCGGGGTGCCGGCTCGGGCCATGGCGTCCTGCAGCAGCGGCTGGTCGGCCCAGGCATCCGCCGCCGCCGCCAGCTGGCCGGCCGCCGACAGCGCCAGCGAGCCCAGATAGCCCTGGGGACCGTAAAGCGACAGCTGGACCACCTCGCGGCCGCCGTCGCGGGGCCGCCAGCGCAGCGCCAGCACGGCGCCCCGCGGCAATCCGCCCGGCAGGGAAAGCTGGCTTTGCAGCCGCTCGGCCAGACGCGACGCGCTGTCGGCGTCGAAGCCGTTCTCGGTCAGCAGCGCCTGGACCGTGGTGTCGCGCGCGGTCTCGAGGATCGTCTCGCGCCACAGCGGCGTGCGGTTGGCGGCGGCGCGCAGGAAGACGATGCCCGAGGCGGGATCGGGCGCCGCCGCGCCAGAGCCCGGCAGGGCCAGGCTGGCATTCATCAGCCGCTCGCGGCCGCGTTCGGCCTGGAACAGCGCGAATTCCTCGCGCGTCGAAGGCAAAGCGGCGACCAGTTGCCGGTCCCGCGGCACCAGCGCGCTGTCCAGAAGCGCAAGCTGCGCCGCCCGCCCCGGCACCCGTCCCGAGACGGCCAATGCCGCCGGCGCCGGCAGTTGCCGCGCGCCCTCGCCCTCGCCCGCTTCCGGGGGCGGGATGATGATCGGGTCGCCGGGAATGTCGGTGAAGGTGTCGCCGCGCACCACCGGTGCGATGTCGAACTGCGATTCCACCTGCACCATGGCCGGGTCCGCACCGGGTGTCAGCAGGGCCGAAACGCGCGGCGCCAGCATCGGCCCAAGCCAAGCCCCCAGCCCGGTCAAAACCAGCGCCGCCGCCCCGCCCCGCAGGGCCGAAACGCGGCGACGGCGGCGGCGCGCGCCCTTGCCCATCTGCCGGAAACGGGGATCGACCTCGGCCATGGCCTAGCGGAACATGCCCGAACCCATCAGCGACGGGTTGATCTGCCGGGTGGTGGTC is part of the Paracoccus sp. TOH genome and harbors:
- a CDS encoding M23 family metallopeptidase, giving the protein MAEVDPRFRQMGKGARRRRRRVSALRGGAAALVLTGLGAWLGPMLAPRVSALLTPGADPAMVQVESQFDIAPVVRGDTFTDIPGDPIIIPPPEAGEGEGARQLPAPAALAVSGRVPGRAAQLALLDSALVPRDRQLVAALPSTREEFALFQAERGRERLMNASLALPGSGAAAPDPASGIVFLRAAANRTPLWRETILETARDTTVQALLTENGFDADSASRLAERLQSQLSLPGGLPRGAVLALRWRPRDGGREVVQLSLYGPQGYLGSLALSAAGQLAAAADAWADQPLLQDAMARAGTPAPQGQQRLLDVIYSAALRGDVPPEVIGEALALMSQVFDLDGYADPEDRLTLIYADGAADRPGAVLFVGISGPSGDKPCYVVPADEGFECYAPGARVRRPDASDGLLQPVGGVLSQRFVPPSAGGEAETGRGQVVWTAPQGSPVMAAAAGRITALDGDSVEISHADGLLSRYLGLAAVTPDLARGAEIARGAVLGRAGLPPGRSEPGLAFQLVQDGRPVDPLPLLGGGGEVLASDSIEALIGHIIRVESGGDATAKNPRSTATGLGQFIEGTWLRMMRSYRPDLVATLGARELLDLRLDPALSRQMVRHLAQENEAYLRARGHGISAGRLYLAHFLGPAGADLALRADPAQSVESVMGPAVVGANPFLRRWSIADLRNWAERRMSGPAGAAAPVQTMPAQPLTAELRSFVAEMDRLRRKGQG